The Malus domestica chromosome 10, GDT2T_hap1 genome contains a region encoding:
- the LOC103446387 gene encoding mitochondrial arginine transporter BAC1-like isoform X3 produces MQKHNTSAQGITYRNSLHCTARVLRTEGIKGLYRGATSSFVGMAFESSLLFGMYSQMKQSLQGSAQGVGPQPQVIIPSAAYSGAVISFILCPSELVKCRMQIQGTDSVVPMSRRYGSPLDCALTTVKNDGVRGIFRGGFTTLLREGIGNSVFFSVYEYVRYYMHLQLRSASPDHRNLIDVGVGIASGGLGGIAFWLAVLPLDVAKTIIQTTQDKNSSRNPFHILSSIYRSAGLKGCYIGLGPTIVRAFPANAAAIVTWEVAIKLLGIKRD; encoded by the exons ATGCAAAAACACAACACTTCAGCACAAGGGATTACGTACAGGAATAGTTTGcattgtactgcaagggtactAAGGACTGAAGGG ATTAAAGGACTTTACAGGGGGGCAACATCATCTTTTGTGGGAATGGCTTTTGAGAGTTCACTTCTTTTCGGCATGTATTCCCAGATGAAACAGTCACTGCAG GGAAGTGCACAAGGTGTAGGGCCACAGCCCCAAGTCATAATTCCGTCTGCAGCTTATAGTGGAGCAGTCATCAGTTTTATATTATGCCCGTCGGAGCTTGTGAAG TGTAGGATGCAAATTCAAGGCACAGACTCTGTGGTTCCAATGTCCAGAAGATATGGCAGTCCTCTTGATTGTGCCCTTACAACtgtgaaaaatgatggg GTCAGAGGAATTTTTCGAGGAGGTTTTACAACATTGCTAAGAGAAGGTATTGGGAATTCAGTCTTTTTCAGTGTTTATGAGTATGTCCGCTATTACATGCATTTGCAACTGAGGTCTGCTTCACCCGACCACAGAAACTTGATTGACGTTGGAGTTGGGATTGCTAGTGGAGGCCTTGGTGGTATAGCT TTTTGGTTGGCTGTTCTACCCTTGGATGTGGCAAAAACCATAATTCAGACGACTCAAGATAAGAATTCTTCAAGAAATCCATTTCATATCCTGAGCTCG ATTTACAGAAGTGCTGGATTGAAAGGATGCTATATTGGCTTGGGTCCTACTATTGTTCGGGCTTTTCCTGCTAATGCAGCCGCAATCGTCACCTGGGAGGTGGCCATAAAACTATTAGGCATCAAGCGCGACTAA
- the LOC103446383 gene encoding putative E3 ubiquitin-protein ligase RING1a: MPAQKRTHEAMEDDPPQNYRENSHETPQDEEESDRSPLQSAEEKDEFVIVKLAEIRKEVQCPICLGIIRKTRTVMECLHRFCRECIDKSMRLGNNECPACRTHCASRRSLRDDPNYDALIAAIYPDIDKYEEEELAFHEEEKARNKQIQASIAQTFQRQTEALGRKRTTAKATAAAFMRRSRGSYRNARGRRNYRNVAEHHGSDDTEDINGDDGSRDLSSGDERTEPRPKRSKRWRGGRYYQPSSAAANADSDDENDYEMNRSEILGASVGRVGSSERLSWGKGGMRSHTRYGSSSGGNGKNARNIRLSRLVEYLRNSGDNDDELDIHLLLVSLDEQRIPSLQRPYLCCRSTLSVGHLCQYVALRTASQAEEIEIYLVKELHAEFGHSTATNIKISKSLVLDSSKENLQLLKEEETLAELRTHNLIPGYLILAYQKKWN; this comes from the exons ATGCCGGCACAGAAGCGCACCCACGAGGCCATGGAAGATGATCCTCCGCAGAACTACCGAGAAAACAGCCACGAAACGCCGCAAGACGAAGAGG AGTCCGATCGAAGCCCGTTACAGAGCGCCGAAGAGAAAGACGA ATTTGTCATAGTGAAATTGGCGGAAATTCGGAAAGAAGTCCAGTGCCCTATCTGTTTAG GGATCATTCGGAAAACAAGGACAGTGATGGAATGCCTGCATCGCTTCTGCAGGGAATGCATTGACAAGTCCATGCGCCTGGG GAACAATGAATGCCCTGCATGCCGCACCCATTGTGCTAGTCGTCGCTCTTTGAGAGATGACCCAAACTACGATGCCTTAATTGCAGCTATATATCCAGATATTGACAAGTATGAGGAAGAG GAATTGGCCTTTCATGAAGAGGAGAAGGCTCGCAATAAGCAG ATCCAAGCTTCCATTGCCCAGACATTTCAACGACAAACCGAGGCACTAGGAAGGAAACGAACAACAGCTAAAGCCACTGCAGCTGCATTTATGAGGAGATCACGGGGTAGCTATCGAAATGCGAGGGGGAGAAGGAACTATAGAAATGTTGCTGAACATCATGGGTCCGATGACACTGAGGATATAAATGGTGATGATGGCAGTAGAGATTTATCTTCTGGTGATGAGCGCACAGAACCAAGACCAAAGAGATCCAAAAGATGGAGAGGAGGTCGATATTATCAGCCCTCGTCGGCAGCTGCTAATGCAGATAGTGATGATGAAAATGATTATGAAATGAACAGATCAGAGATTCTGGGTGCATCTGTGGGGCGTGTTGGCAGCTCAGAGAGGCTTTCCTGGGGAAAAGGTGGCATGCGGAGTCATACACGGTATGGCAGTTCAAGTGGTGGCAATGGTAAAAATGCCAGGAACATCCGCCTCTCTAGGTTGGTAGAGTATCTTCGGAACTCGGGAGATAATGATGACGAG TTGGACATCCACCTCCTGCTTGTTTCTCTCGATGAGCAAAGAATACCAAGTTTGCAGCGGCCATATCTTTGCTGCAGGTCTACCCTTTCAGTTGGACATTTATGTCAG TATGTAGCTCTCCGAACCGCTTCTCAAGCTGAAGAAATTGAAATATACTTGGTGAAAGAGCTGCATGCCGAATTCGGTCATTCAACTGCCACCAATATTAAAATTTCCAAGTCTCTTGTTCTAGATTCAAGCAAAGAAAACCTGCAACTTTTAAAGGAGGAAGAAACTTTGGCAGAACTTAGGACTCACAATCTCATTCCGGGCTATCTG attttggcATATCAGAAGAAATGGAACTGA
- the LOC103446387 gene encoding mitochondrial arginine transporter BAC1-like isoform X2 — protein sequence MADSSGYKEYLAGLIAGVATVGIGHPFDTVKVKMQKHNTSAQGITYRNSLHCTARVLRTEGIKGLYRGATSSFVGMAFESSLLFGMYSQMKQSLQGSAQGVGPQPQVIIPSAAYSGAVISFILCPSELVKCRMQIQGTDSVVPMSRRYGSPLDCALTTVKNDGRNFSRRFYNIAKRRNLIDVGVGIASGGLGGIAFWLAVLPLDVAKTIIQTTQDKNSSRNPFHILSSIYRSAGLKGCYIGLGPTIVRAFPANAAAIVTWEVAIKLLGIKRD from the exons atggCGGATAGTTCCGGTTACAAGGAGTACTTGGCAGGCTTGATTGCGGGCGTGGCCACCGTTGGAATCGGCCATCCCTTTGACACCGTCAAG GTAAAGATGCAAAAACACAACACTTCAGCACAAGGGATTACGTACAGGAATAGTTTGcattgtactgcaagggtactAAGGACTGAAGGG ATTAAAGGACTTTACAGGGGGGCAACATCATCTTTTGTGGGAATGGCTTTTGAGAGTTCACTTCTTTTCGGCATGTATTCCCAGATGAAACAGTCACTGCAG GGAAGTGCACAAGGTGTAGGGCCACAGCCCCAAGTCATAATTCCGTCTGCAGCTTATAGTGGAGCAGTCATCAGTTTTATATTATGCCCGTCGGAGCTTGTGAAG TGTAGGATGCAAATTCAAGGCACAGACTCTGTGGTTCCAATGTCCAGAAGATATGGCAGTCCTCTTGATTGTGCCCTTACAACtgtgaaaaatgatggg AGGAATTTTTCGAGGAGGTTTTACAACATTGCTAAGAGAAG AAACTTGATTGACGTTGGAGTTGGGATTGCTAGTGGAGGCCTTGGTGGTATAGCT TTTTGGTTGGCTGTTCTACCCTTGGATGTGGCAAAAACCATAATTCAGACGACTCAAGATAAGAATTCTTCAAGAAATCCATTTCATATCCTGAGCTCG ATTTACAGAAGTGCTGGATTGAAAGGATGCTATATTGGCTTGGGTCCTACTATTGTTCGGGCTTTTCCTGCTAATGCAGCCGCAATCGTCACCTGGGAGGTGGCCATAAAACTATTAGGCATCAAGCGCGACTAA
- the LOC103446388 gene encoding glyoxysomal processing protease, glyoxysomal isoform X2, giving the protein MVEDEMRLEKESRDSDKAHPCWFAAQLLTLIDVPASAAAIQSLIEASLSSPDHGWEVGWSLASHSNAPQAQVDFGVRELGNLTLTGKSNTRIAILGVSLIPKDVPNITISPSNQRGDFLVAVGSPFGILSTLHFFNSISVGSIANCYPPNSSSSSLLMADIRCLPGVEGGPVLSEQAQLIGMLIRPLRQKTSGAEIQLVISWEAIATACSDLLRKEPHYVEKGISVDKGTSDDVGKPILAESHGSNGAITHIQECIYSSCSSPSPVEKAMGSVCLINIDDGAWASGVFLNKQGLILTNAHLLEPWRFGKRTASDGRHGSISEALSPRHSGLYGKQKSEGCPPMVHSNADPSVGDEHGGYVLSSYRGQRRIRVRLDHRDPWIWCDAKVVYVCKGPVDVALLQLKYITDQLSPIVMDFMSPSVGSKAYVIGHGLLGPRCGFSPSICSGVVAKVLKSKFPHSYQTNRSTQGDLPAMLETTAAVHPGGSGGAVVNSEGHMIGLVTSNARHGGGTIIPHLNFSIPCAALLPIFKFSKDMQDLSLLQVLDQPNEYLSSVWALMPPLSPKPPPLPPHIPESLLQDNNKEAKGSRFARFVAERKDVFENPNQLGKERRLPNNLVPSKL; this is encoded by the exons ATGGTAGAG GATGAAATGAGGTTGGAGAAAGAATCTCGGGATTCGGATAAAGCACATCCCTGCTGGTTTGCAGCACAGCTTTTAACACTG ATTGACGTTCCTGCATCTGCTGCTGCAATCCAATCACTTATTGAAGCTTCTTTAAGCTCCCCCGATCATGGATGGGAGGTCGGTTGGTCTTTAGCCTCACATAGTAATGCTCCTCAGGCCCAG GTGGACTTTGGAGTCAGAGAATTGGGGAATTTAACTCTCACAGGCAAGTCAAATACAAGAATCGCCATTCTTGGAGTATCCCTAATTCCCAAG GACGTGCCAAATATAACCATATCACCCTCCAATCAAAGGGGGGACTTTCTTGTGGCTGTGGGTTCTCCTTTTGGTATCTTGTCAACTTTGCACTTCTTTAACAG TATATCAGTGGGATCCATTGCCAACTGTTATCCTCCTAATTCATCTTCTAGTTCATTGCTGATGGCAGACATACGCTGTCTTCCTG GAGTGGAAGGTGGTCCAGTTTTGAGTGAGCAGGCACAACTTATTGGTATGTTGATTAGACCGTTGAGGCAGAAGACTAGTGGGGCTGAGATTCAG CTGGTGATTTCATGGGAAGCCATTGCAACTGCTTGCAGTGACTTGCTGCGGAAGGAGCCCCATTATGTAGAAAAAGGGATTTCTGTTGACAAGGGAACCTCAGATGATGTAGGGAAGCCAATTTTAGCTGAGAGCCACGGTTCAAATGGAGCCATAACACATATTCAGGAATGCATTTATTCTAGTTGCTCCTCCCCGTCACCAGTTGAGAAGGCAATGGGTTCTGTTTGTCTTATAAACATTGATGATGGAGCATGGGCATCAGGTGTCTTTCTAAACAAGCAAGGTCTCATACTCACAAATGCTCACCTGTTAGAACCATGGAGATTTGGTAAAAGAACTGCAAGTGATGGAAGGCATGGATCCATTTCTGAGGCATTATCTCCTAGGCATAGTGGACTATATGGCAAGCAAAAGAGTGAAGGTTGTCCCCCAATGGTTCACAGTAATGCAGATCCCTCAGTTGGCGATGAACATGGAGGATATGTATTGAGTTCTTACAGAGGTCAGAGAAGGATACGTGTACGCCTAGATCATAGAGACCCTTGGATTTGGTGTGATGCTAAAGTAGTGTATGTTTGCAAGGGACCCGTGGATGTTGCCTTGTTGCAACTCAAGTACATCACTGATCAGCTTTCTCCAATTGTCATGGATTTTATGTCACCATCTGTAGGATCAAAGGCATATGTTATTGGACATGGACTATTAGGACCAAGATGCG GGTTCTCCCCATCAATTTGTTCTGGTGTTGTCGCAAAAGTTTTAAAGTCAAAGTTTCCGCACTCATATCAAACGAACCGAAGTACTCAAGGAGATCTTCCTGCAATGCTTGAAACAACAGCTGCTGTCCATCCTGGTGGTAGTGGTGGCGCTGTCGTTAATTCAGAGGGTCATATGATTGGACTTGTTACAAG TAATGCAAGGCATGGTGGAGGAACAATTATACCACATCTGAACTTCAGCATTCCATGTGCTGCTCTCCTGCCAATCTTCAAGTTCTCAAAAG ACATGCAGGATCTGTCACTTCTCCAAGTTCTTGACCAACCAAACGAATATCTTTCTTCCGTATGGGCGTTGATGCCACCTCTGTCTCCCAAGCCCCCTCCTTTGCCGCCTCATATTCCAGAGTCATTACTACAAGATAACAACAAAGAAGCAAAAGGCTCTCGTTTTGCAAGATTTGTCGCCGAAAGAAAAGATGTGTTTGAAAACCCAAACCAACTTGGCAAGGAAAGAAGACTTCCTAACAACCTTGTTCCTAGCAAGTTATGA
- the LOC103446388 gene encoding glyoxysomal processing protease, glyoxysomal isoform X1: protein MGLPEIVDFARNFAVMVRVKGPDPKGLKMRNHAFHHYHSGTTTISASGMLLPDSLYDSGVAKQLFGGGGDGGGGGGGSQRSPVVVVTVASIVEPFLSLEHRKGLAQGRHQLIPGVQIDIMVEDEMRLEKESRDSDKAHPCWFAAQLLTLIDVPASAAAIQSLIEASLSSPDHGWEVGWSLASHSNAPQAQVDFGVRELGNLTLTGKSNTRIAILGVSLIPKDVPNITISPSNQRGDFLVAVGSPFGILSTLHFFNSISVGSIANCYPPNSSSSSLLMADIRCLPGVEGGPVLSEQAQLIGMLIRPLRQKTSGAEIQLVISWEAIATACSDLLRKEPHYVEKGISVDKGTSDDVGKPILAESHGSNGAITHIQECIYSSCSSPSPVEKAMGSVCLINIDDGAWASGVFLNKQGLILTNAHLLEPWRFGKRTASDGRHGSISEALSPRHSGLYGKQKSEGCPPMVHSNADPSVGDEHGGYVLSSYRGQRRIRVRLDHRDPWIWCDAKVVYVCKGPVDVALLQLKYITDQLSPIVMDFMSPSVGSKAYVIGHGLLGPRCGFSPSICSGVVAKVLKSKFPHSYQTNRSTQGDLPAMLETTAAVHPGGSGGAVVNSEGHMIGLVTSNARHGGGTIIPHLNFSIPCAALLPIFKFSKDMQDLSLLQVLDQPNEYLSSVWALMPPLSPKPPPLPPHIPESLLQDNNKEAKGSRFARFVAERKDVFENPNQLGKERRLPNNLVPSKL from the exons ATGGGTCTGCCGGAAATCGTAGATTTCGCGCGCAATTTCGCCGTCATGGTCAGAGTCAAAGGCCCT GATCCAAAGGGCCTCAAAATGCGAAACCACGCTTTCCACCATTACCA CTCTGGGACGACGACCATTTCGGCGTCGGGAATGTTATTGCCGGACTCCCTTTACGACTCTGGTGTTGCTAAGCAACTTTTTGGCGGCGGTGGAGACGGTGGAGGCGGTGGGGGCGGCAGCCAACGGTCTCCTGTTGTCGTGGTGACTGTTGCTTCCATTGTTGAGCCTTTTCTCTCTTTGGAGCACAGAAAGGGCCTTGCCCAG GGCAGGCATCAGTTGATTCCTGGGGTTCAGATTGATATTATGGTAGAG GATGAAATGAGGTTGGAGAAAGAATCTCGGGATTCGGATAAAGCACATCCCTGCTGGTTTGCAGCACAGCTTTTAACACTG ATTGACGTTCCTGCATCTGCTGCTGCAATCCAATCACTTATTGAAGCTTCTTTAAGCTCCCCCGATCATGGATGGGAGGTCGGTTGGTCTTTAGCCTCACATAGTAATGCTCCTCAGGCCCAG GTGGACTTTGGAGTCAGAGAATTGGGGAATTTAACTCTCACAGGCAAGTCAAATACAAGAATCGCCATTCTTGGAGTATCCCTAATTCCCAAG GACGTGCCAAATATAACCATATCACCCTCCAATCAAAGGGGGGACTTTCTTGTGGCTGTGGGTTCTCCTTTTGGTATCTTGTCAACTTTGCACTTCTTTAACAG TATATCAGTGGGATCCATTGCCAACTGTTATCCTCCTAATTCATCTTCTAGTTCATTGCTGATGGCAGACATACGCTGTCTTCCTG GAGTGGAAGGTGGTCCAGTTTTGAGTGAGCAGGCACAACTTATTGGTATGTTGATTAGACCGTTGAGGCAGAAGACTAGTGGGGCTGAGATTCAG CTGGTGATTTCATGGGAAGCCATTGCAACTGCTTGCAGTGACTTGCTGCGGAAGGAGCCCCATTATGTAGAAAAAGGGATTTCTGTTGACAAGGGAACCTCAGATGATGTAGGGAAGCCAATTTTAGCTGAGAGCCACGGTTCAAATGGAGCCATAACACATATTCAGGAATGCATTTATTCTAGTTGCTCCTCCCCGTCACCAGTTGAGAAGGCAATGGGTTCTGTTTGTCTTATAAACATTGATGATGGAGCATGGGCATCAGGTGTCTTTCTAAACAAGCAAGGTCTCATACTCACAAATGCTCACCTGTTAGAACCATGGAGATTTGGTAAAAGAACTGCAAGTGATGGAAGGCATGGATCCATTTCTGAGGCATTATCTCCTAGGCATAGTGGACTATATGGCAAGCAAAAGAGTGAAGGTTGTCCCCCAATGGTTCACAGTAATGCAGATCCCTCAGTTGGCGATGAACATGGAGGATATGTATTGAGTTCTTACAGAGGTCAGAGAAGGATACGTGTACGCCTAGATCATAGAGACCCTTGGATTTGGTGTGATGCTAAAGTAGTGTATGTTTGCAAGGGACCCGTGGATGTTGCCTTGTTGCAACTCAAGTACATCACTGATCAGCTTTCTCCAATTGTCATGGATTTTATGTCACCATCTGTAGGATCAAAGGCATATGTTATTGGACATGGACTATTAGGACCAAGATGCG GGTTCTCCCCATCAATTTGTTCTGGTGTTGTCGCAAAAGTTTTAAAGTCAAAGTTTCCGCACTCATATCAAACGAACCGAAGTACTCAAGGAGATCTTCCTGCAATGCTTGAAACAACAGCTGCTGTCCATCCTGGTGGTAGTGGTGGCGCTGTCGTTAATTCAGAGGGTCATATGATTGGACTTGTTACAAG TAATGCAAGGCATGGTGGAGGAACAATTATACCACATCTGAACTTCAGCATTCCATGTGCTGCTCTCCTGCCAATCTTCAAGTTCTCAAAAG ACATGCAGGATCTGTCACTTCTCCAAGTTCTTGACCAACCAAACGAATATCTTTCTTCCGTATGGGCGTTGATGCCACCTCTGTCTCCCAAGCCCCCTCCTTTGCCGCCTCATATTCCAGAGTCATTACTACAAGATAACAACAAAGAAGCAAAAGGCTCTCGTTTTGCAAGATTTGTCGCCGAAAGAAAAGATGTGTTTGAAAACCCAAACCAACTTGGCAAGGAAAGAAGACTTCCTAACAACCTTGTTCCTAGCAAGTTATGA
- the LOC103446387 gene encoding mitochondrial arginine transporter BAC1-like isoform X1 — protein MADSSGYKEYLAGLIAGVATVGIGHPFDTVKVKMQKHNTSAQGITYRNSLHCTARVLRTEGIKGLYRGATSSFVGMAFESSLLFGMYSQMKQSLQGSAQGVGPQPQVIIPSAAYSGAVISFILCPSELVKCRMQIQGTDSVVPMSRRYGSPLDCALTTVKNDGVRGIFRGGFTTLLREGIGNSVFFSVYEYVRYYMHLQLRSASPDHRNLIDVGVGIASGGLGGIAFWLAVLPLDVAKTIIQTTQDKNSSRNPFHILSSIYRSAGLKGCYIGLGPTIVRAFPANAAAIVTWEVAIKLLGIKRD, from the exons atggCGGATAGTTCCGGTTACAAGGAGTACTTGGCAGGCTTGATTGCGGGCGTGGCCACCGTTGGAATCGGCCATCCCTTTGACACCGTCAAG GTAAAGATGCAAAAACACAACACTTCAGCACAAGGGATTACGTACAGGAATAGTTTGcattgtactgcaagggtactAAGGACTGAAGGG ATTAAAGGACTTTACAGGGGGGCAACATCATCTTTTGTGGGAATGGCTTTTGAGAGTTCACTTCTTTTCGGCATGTATTCCCAGATGAAACAGTCACTGCAG GGAAGTGCACAAGGTGTAGGGCCACAGCCCCAAGTCATAATTCCGTCTGCAGCTTATAGTGGAGCAGTCATCAGTTTTATATTATGCCCGTCGGAGCTTGTGAAG TGTAGGATGCAAATTCAAGGCACAGACTCTGTGGTTCCAATGTCCAGAAGATATGGCAGTCCTCTTGATTGTGCCCTTACAACtgtgaaaaatgatggg GTCAGAGGAATTTTTCGAGGAGGTTTTACAACATTGCTAAGAGAAGGTATTGGGAATTCAGTCTTTTTCAGTGTTTATGAGTATGTCCGCTATTACATGCATTTGCAACTGAGGTCTGCTTCACCCGACCACAGAAACTTGATTGACGTTGGAGTTGGGATTGCTAGTGGAGGCCTTGGTGGTATAGCT TTTTGGTTGGCTGTTCTACCCTTGGATGTGGCAAAAACCATAATTCAGACGACTCAAGATAAGAATTCTTCAAGAAATCCATTTCATATCCTGAGCTCG ATTTACAGAAGTGCTGGATTGAAAGGATGCTATATTGGCTTGGGTCCTACTATTGTTCGGGCTTTTCCTGCTAATGCAGCCGCAATCGTCACCTGGGAGGTGGCCATAAAACTATTAGGCATCAAGCGCGACTAA
- the LOC103446386 gene encoding squamosa promoter-binding-like protein 3: MDSGRAHGKRTMSKYEVEEEEEEEEEEEEEEEEEEEESRSRRPSIVYGEDEGRARVTMVNSTAATPTGRRSGAGGSTAGPCCQVDNCTADLSDLKQYYRRHKVCDVHAKAPSIVVGGFRQRFCQQCSRFHSLSEFDDSKRSCRRRLAGHNERRRKTSSEYHGHGGTSN; encoded by the exons ATGGATTCAGGCAGAGCTCATGGAAAGAGGACCATGTCGAAATAcgaggtggaggaggaggaggaagaggaggaggaggaagaggaagaggaggaggaggaggaagaagaaagtagGAGTAGGAGACCATCAATAGTGTATGGTGAGGATGAGGGGAGAGCAAGAGTGACGATGGTGAATAGTACTGCTGCTACTCCTACAGGGAGAAGATCTGGTGCAGGAGGGTCTACGGCAGGGCCATGTTGTCAGGTAGATAATTGCACTGCTGACTTGAGTGATTTAAAGCAATACTACCGCCGCCACAAGGTCTGTGATGTTCATGCCAAGGCTCCGTCGATAGTCGTGGGTGGATTCCGGCAGCGTTTTTGCCAGCAATGTAGCAG GTTTCATAGCCTATCAGAGTTTGATGACAGTAAAAGGAGTTGTCGCAGGCGATTAGCTGGACACAATGAGCGGCGTCGGAAAACTTCATCGGAATACCATGGACATGGAGGCACGTCTAATTAA